The nucleotide sequence TGGCCAGCGCCCGCCAGAACACCATGCTGGCCGACTTCGCCCGACAGAGCGCCCGGACCCTCGGTGCGGCCACACCTGCCGGTACCCGCATGGAGGACATCGGCGACTTCTTCGAGCACGTCGGGCGGACCATGGTCCGGGCGGCCGAGGAATGGCGGCGGGCCCGGCTCCGGTGAGCGGCGCGGGCGCGGGCGCGTACGACGAGGCTCCTGGCAGGCGGGGGCGCGTTGCCAGGAGCCTCGGTTGTCGTGGGGTCACCCGGTCAGGAGGCGGCTTCGGCGGGGCGGGGGAGGCCGTCGAGGCCTGACGGGGCGTGGGCCAGGCCGGTGGGTGCCAGCCAGTCGAATGCGCGGTAGACCGCCGGGCCCAGGCCCATGCCCTCGGCCACCTGTTCGCGCAGCCGGTTGGTGGCGAACGCGCCGATGACGTTCATCTGCGCGTCCCTGTAGTGGCGCTCCACTTCGTGGCCCTGGGTCACGCCGGCCGCGCCGTGGATCTGCACGGCGCGCGCGGTGACCTCGACGGCCATCTCGGTGGCGTAGATCTTGAGCATGCCGATCAGGTCCCTGGCCGACCGGCCGGCGGCGCGCTCGCGTGCCGCCCGGCGGGCGAGCAGCCTGGCCGCGTCGATCTGGGCGCGGGACTCGGCGAGCTGGGCCTGTACGCCTTCCATGTGCGCGAGGGGCCGCCCGAAGGAGACCCGTTCCCGGGCGTGGCGCACCGAGGCGGCCAGCGCGGACTCGGCGGTGGCGATGGCCGCGACCGACACCAGCAGCCACCCCCACGTCATCCCCTCGGCGAGCTCGGTGAAGGGCACGGGCACCACGTCGTCCTCGGCGACGTGGGCGTCGGTGAAGACGATGCCGCCCCAGGGCATGCCGCGCAGCCCCATGTGCGGGGTCTCGTACCGGCGCACGCCCGGCCCGCGCAGGTCGACGAAGGCCAGGCACCAGTCGGGGCCGTCGTCCCCGGCGGGCTTCTCCCGCCGGGCGAGGGTCACGGCCAGGTCGGCGTTGGGCGCGTTGGTGATGCGGGCCTTCTCGCCGTTGATGACGAAGCCGCCGCCGGGCGGCCCGGCCGGGCGCACCGTGGTGCGGTAGGTGCCGGCGTCGCTGCCCGCGGCGGGCTCGACGATGGCGAAGGCCGCGCGCTGTTCCCCGGAGAGCAGGGGGTCGAGCAGCCGCCGGTGTTTGTCCGGATCGCCGTAGGTGGAGATCAGCTTGCCGCACAGCAGTGCGGACACGGTCGCCGACCAGTAGGTGCCCGAGCAGGCCCGGGCCAGGGCCTCCATGGCCTCGGTCTGGGCGGGACCGTCGGCGCCGGTGCCGCCGAACTCAGGCGGGTGGAACAGCCGCAGGTAGCCGCTGTCGACGAGGTCCTTCCAGTTCTGGGGCGGTATGTCGCCCGTGGCGTCGGTCTCGGTGGCCCGGGCGGCGATGCCCGGGAAGCTCGGCGCGGTGTCGGTGCCGCGTTGGTCGCCGTTCATGTGTGAAGTCCTCACGTCAGCCGAGTCCTAGCAGGGAGGCCGCGATGACCGGCCGCAGCACCTCGGTGCCACCTCCGGTCCCGGCGAAGAACAGCGCGTCGCGGTGGGCCCGTTCGACCAGGTGGTCGCCCGCGGGGGCGAGCGGCCCGGACAGGCTCGCCGCCCCCTCGGTGACCGCCCGCAGGGCGCGGGCCACGAAGAGCCGGGCGGCGGCCGCGTCCTGGTGCGAGGGCCGGCCGCCCGCGTCGAACTGCCCGGCGGCCCGCAGCAGCAGCCCGGAGGCCAGCTCGTAGCGCGTGCCCAGGTCCGCGAGGGTGAACCGGGCGGACTGGCCGTGGGCCAGGGGCCGGCCGAAGAGACGGCGTTCGCGGGCGTCGTCGACGGCGTCGCGGGTCAGTGCGCGGATGACGCCGAGCCAGGGCGCGCTGGAGAACACCCAGTCCAGCGCCGCGAGCAGCGGCTCCACCTCGGTCGCGGCGCCGCCGACCGTTCCCAGTACCGCGTGGTCCGCGGCCGGGCAGGCGTCCAGGACCAGCCGGCCCCACGGGCAGGTGGCCATGGCCGCCGGGCCGTCCTCGGTGATCAGCAGTCCGGGGGTGTCGCGGTCCAGGACGAACGCCGTCCGGCCGCCGTCCTCGTGCGCGGCGATGACGAGGAAGTGGTGGGCCACGGGGCCGCACGCGACCAGGTCCAGTTCGCCGCTGAGCTGCCAGCCGCCCGCCGCGGCCGGGGCGGGCCGGGCCGTGAGGGCGGGGGCGTGGGCGGCGCCCTGCGTCTGGCGCAGCGACACGGCGCCCATCCAGTCGCCCGCGGCCATGCGCGGCAGGTAGCGCTCGCGCTGCCGGGGGCTGCCGAACGCCCGCAGCGGCACGGTGGCGAGGACCGCGTGCACCCCGACGGCGAGGGCGAGGCCCGGGTCGCGGGCGCCCTCGCCGAGCCCTTCCAGGAGGGCGCAGGTCTGTGTGGCGGACAGGCCGCCGCCGCCCAGGGCGCGCGGGACCAGCGGCCCGGCGAGGCCGGGCCCGGTCCGGGCGTCGGCGAGTTCGGCGAAGAGCGCGGGGTCCCACCTCCGGTCACGGTCGCGGCCGGCGGCGGTCGGCCGCGCCACGCGGGCGGCGAGCTCCCGGGCCCGCTCGGCGAGCATCGGCTCGACACCGTCGGCGCCGGCGCCGACGGGGGAATGCACAAACACCATCGGATTCCCTTTCTCTCCCCTTGGAACAGGGTCCGGCCTCAGACCGCCGGCAGGCGGCGGTGCGGGGACGTCTCATCGACGTCGGAACGCTCGAAGGGATTTCGAAACTCGGAACAATTACTCCACCCCCTCTTTCGAAAATGGACCCGAACAACGTATCCCGCATTTCACTCGGCTCGGCGGGTCCGGCCCAAGATTTGGCATCCGGCCTGCGCAGACCTCGCATAGCTGACCTGCCACGACGTTCCATCACAGTCCTTGACAAAGCTCTGACATGGGAGCCGTTGTGCCTGCACCGCCGCATCGGCCAACCTATTCATCGGCACGCTCCACATCGCCCCGTTCTTGGCCTTATCCGTTCACCCGCACCATGCCGCGAGAATTCAGTGCAGAGCCGGCCGCCCATCAGGAATCCGGTTCTTAAAGGAGGGAACGCAATGGCAACAGCAGAGCACGAGGGAAGTCTTC is from Streptomyces sp. NBC_00190 and encodes:
- a CDS encoding acyl-CoA dehydrogenase family protein, giving the protein MNGDQRGTDTAPSFPGIAARATETDATGDIPPQNWKDLVDSGYLRLFHPPEFGGTGADGPAQTEAMEALARACSGTYWSATVSALLCGKLISTYGDPDKHRRLLDPLLSGEQRAAFAIVEPAAGSDAGTYRTTVRPAGPPGGGFVINGEKARITNAPNADLAVTLARREKPAGDDGPDWCLAFVDLRGPGVRRYETPHMGLRGMPWGGIVFTDAHVAEDDVVPVPFTELAEGMTWGWLLVSVAAIATAESALAASVRHARERVSFGRPLAHMEGVQAQLAESRAQIDAARLLARRAARERAAGRSARDLIGMLKIYATEMAVEVTARAVQIHGAAGVTQGHEVERHYRDAQMNVIGAFATNRLREQVAEGMGLGPAVYRAFDWLAPTGLAHAPSGLDGLPRPAEAAS
- a CDS encoding acyl-CoA dehydrogenase family protein; translation: MVFVHSPVGAGADGVEPMLAERARELAARVARPTAAGRDRDRRWDPALFAELADARTGPGLAGPLVPRALGGGGLSATQTCALLEGLGEGARDPGLALAVGVHAVLATVPLRAFGSPRQRERYLPRMAAGDWMGAVSLRQTQGAAHAPALTARPAPAAAGGWQLSGELDLVACGPVAHHFLVIAAHEDGGRTAFVLDRDTPGLLITEDGPAAMATCPWGRLVLDACPAADHAVLGTVGGAATEVEPLLAALDWVFSSAPWLGVIRALTRDAVDDARERRLFGRPLAHGQSARFTLADLGTRYELASGLLLRAAGQFDAGGRPSHQDAAAARLFVARALRAVTEGAASLSGPLAPAGDHLVERAHRDALFFAGTGGGTEVLRPVIAASLLGLG